One Triticum dicoccoides isolate Atlit2015 ecotype Zavitan chromosome 3B, WEW_v2.0, whole genome shotgun sequence genomic window, TATGGGTTTCGATTTGGAGGAGGTAATCTTAACTTAATGAACCTTTTTCCATGTGTGTGCTGCAAACATTTGTGGTGCACATTGCACCTTATAGTCTGCCTGCTGTTAAGGCTTAAGATTTTTATAGGATCATTTGGAGGATGACATTGGAGAGTTGGTCAATGGTTCTGAGTGTGCCATGCATTGATTTGTTATTGAAATTATATGCACTTGTCTTCCAGCTGTATTGGATTATTTTTGGTTCCTTACATAATTAATCTGCTAATTCTTTTGAAAAGGGCATTTATATTGGCTTATTTTCCGTTACTTACATAATAAATGTGCCAATTCATTGAAATTAAGGTCGCTTATGCAAGTCAAAGATTGTAAAGTTCTGTGTCTTCTTTACATCATGTGACTGACTTAATTAAACTCTCTTTCAAATGCTGACCTTTTTTATCCCCAGGAATTATTGCTGGCGAAGGATGATCCAATTCAACTCGAATCTGGTGATGGGTAAATTCGCATCTTTTGTCTTTTGAACACTAATCCCATTGGTCCATTGACTTCTCTTGGAATCTGTTATATTGCCCGGTTGCATGGCCTGTATTTGGGCTCTCATTAAAGGGGTTCACTTTCGTAGTTTCCAAGAATGATTTTACGTTTCTCCAGGCTGTTTAGTGTTTACTTTGATTTCAGTGTCAAACTTTATATTGTAAGCCTACTATAAGATCAGTTACTCCCTCCATATGTCCAGATGTCCTTCcatatatgttactccctctgtctcataatataagatgttattacaactAATGTACtggttgtaataacatcttatattatgggatggagggtgtAACTGTGTGCACGCTGAGTTGCAGTTTTCATTGATTTGTCATGCATACCATGAAAACATTTTTCACTACTTAGTTACCTAGGCATTTTTGAAGTGGCAATGCCTTGCATCTTGCCTTTTTGCTCTTATTTTGCTACATTGACATTCCTTGTGTTCTTTTTGTCTCTCCAGTATCCTCATTCAAGGTCAATCATCACTTCATCCTACTGATATGGATGTTGACGATAACCCAAGTAAAGATGAAGAGGCTGAAGCATATAACAAAATGGATGATGAACCTTCTAGTTCCAGCAAGCAAAATCAATCGAATGCAGATGATTTAAGAAACAATATTCCTAACTGGACTGGTTACAATTTGCGTACCCCTGATTTGAATGATATGCTTTTCCACAATGAAGGTGACGCGGGGCCATCTTCTTCATACTACCAGCCTAGTCCCTTCCCTTGTGATGATCCTGCATCTCCTGCCTCTCCTGCCTCTCCTGAGTTTGTAAGCGCTCAAGCCCCGGCTACACCTGGCTTAATGGAAGAAACAGTTCCTTCCAGAGTGCATGAAAGTCCTGTTCTGAGTCCGCAGCGGAAAGCTTCACCATCAAGCAACGAGGAAACTGCAAAGATCGACAATTTTGCTGCTCCGCCCTCAGATTTTCTCCATTCAGCTGCAGCAAATGCTAATGATGCTGGGATGGCTGAATTTGGATTGGCTAAGCCTGTGCAAGTTGAGTCTTCTGGTGCCGCACAGGAGAATCCTGCCGCTCCATCCTCAGATTTTCTCCATTCAGCTACAGCTAATGCTAATGATGCTGTTGGTGCTGAGATTGCTGAGTTTAGCTTGGTTAAGCCTGTGCAAGTTGAGTCTTCCGATGCAGCACAGGAGAATCTTGCCGCTCCATCCTCAGATCTTTTCCATTCAGCTGCAGCAAATGCTAATGATGCTGTTAGTGCTGAGTTTGCTGAATTTGGATTGGCTAAGCCTGTGCAAGTTGAGTCTTCTGGTGCTGTAGCTCCACCCTTGGATTTTCTCCATTCAGCTGCAGTAAATGCTAATGATGCTGTTGGCGCTGAGATGTCTGCATATAGATTGACTAATCCTGTGCAAGTTGAGTCTTCCGGTGCACCCTCAGATTTTCTCCATTCAGCTACAGCTAATGCTAATGATGCTGTTGGTGCTGTACAGGAGAATTTTGCTGCTCCACCCTCAGGTTTTTTCCATCCAGGTGCAGCACATGCTAATGATACTGTTGGTCCTGAGATGACTGAATTTAGATTGGCTAATCCTGTGCAAGTTGAGTCTTCTGGTGCTGTACAGCATAATTTTGCTGTTCCACCCTCAGATTTTCTCCATCCAGGTGCAGCACATGCTAATGACGCTGTTGGTTCTCAGATGGCTGAATTTAGATTGTCTGAGCCTGTGCAAGTTGAGTCTTCTCGTGCTGTACGGGAGATGGATTTTCTGAGGCAACACTCTGCAACTGTGGATATGCCACCAGAACCACAAACATCAAACCTGGTGGCTACTGTTGATAAATTGGTGGTAAATACTGAGGATATAGCTGTATCAGGTCAAACACTGCCTTTTAAAGCAACCATGGGAAGTGTGCCATTTGTTCAGAATACTTCAGAGCCACGCGCTAATGGTTCTACCGAAACATACATGACAGGGAATCCAACACATTTCAATGAGGGGTCAGTAAACAACATGCAAGGTAAAGTTGACTTTATTGTTTTTCTTTTCGAAGTGTCAGAATTCTTGTGGCCATCTGATATTTTACCATGTTTTTGGCagggtataattttcttacttctaATGTATCTGTAGAGCCATACCCTAGTGGTTCTACCGAGCCATGGGtgacagggcaacaacaacaaagcttcttgtcccaagcaagttggggtaggcctAGTGGTCCTACCGAGCCACACGTGACAGGGCATCCAAcacattttaatgagggatcagtaAATGTGCAAGGTAGAGTTGACTTTATTGTATTATTTTGTCTTTTCAAAGTCGGAATTTTTGTGGCCATCTGATCCTTTAATATGTTTTTTGGCAGGGTATAATCTGCATGCTCCTAATGTGTTTCTCGGACATAACTTACAAGAAATGCCACCAGGAATGACACACAGTAATATATCAACTGCAGCTTTCCAACAGAACACTGGAACAACACCGCAATACATGTCATATAATGATAGACCAAATGACATGTTCAACTCACATTTCCCAGAACGCGAGAGAATGCTCTCAGCTCCATATATTGGATTCCACCAGACAAATGATCTGGGGCAGTTAACTGCAGAGAAAGGAATCACTGAATCTGATGGAAGTAACAAAATAGGTAGCCTTAGTAGCAGAAAACGTCACTTGGAGGATAGCATGCCAGCTCCAGAGAGTAGGACTACTGAAAATTTGTCCAGCAGACCACATGGTCAAAGAACCACCGATGCTATTCCTAACGATGATGATATACTGGCATCCATTTTAGGTATGGATAATTTAATCCACAGAATTTTTGTTGCATCATCTTCCTGTGTTGTCTAATTACATCCTTTTGTATTAGTTGGTAGAAGAACCCCTGGATTGGTGCTTGATTCAACACCATTACCACCTAATGCATCAACTTCAAAACGCCAAAGGTTGACACCGAAGACCGCATTGACACCCAAGACCAGGACACCCAAGAGAAGAGTGAAAATGGATGATGCCATGGTTATACATGCTGAGTACGTATATGCTTCATTGCCTGCCTCTAATGAACTTGTTTGTGGAAACTGTGTGACTATCCTTTCAAAACCTATTGTTGTGTCCTTGTTTTGTTACCGTCACTTCCTTCCTGGTCCAAAATGAATACGATGATCTTTCCTTGGATCCTTGGTTCCTTAACTTAATTCTTGTCTTAATCAGCTGTAGTAGAAACAAAGACCATTGCTAGTAAAACATTAATCATTCCCCTCGGTGCGATATACCTGTTAATTCTTATACCTCTTACCATTTCAAGAAATTCTTTGTATAATTTTTGTTTCTTTCTCCTAAAGAAAACATGCTGCACTTTTCGTTAAGGTTTTCTTATTATGACATTCTTGTCATTGGGTGAGCAGTGGAGGAATTATGGCATGCTTttgagtttgcaagtcctgtaagaaatgttcttgccaaGCTATTGCACCTTCACAAGTGTGCTATTGCTACCTTTCTTTATCAGACTGTCATTATTCAGCGTACAATTCCACTGTAATACACTCATAGAATATACAATCACTGAATAGTACAAACCATTTCGTCCAAGTAATGTTCTACTGTTAGCTCACTTATTGATTCTTCCCTTCTCCAGTATTATACGACAGCAGTTGATTAGTACTGAGGATATAAGGCGCATCCGTAGAAAGGCTCCATGCACCCGTACTGAAATATGGATGATCGAGAAAGGTTCACTTGAAGATGATATATTCCGCGAGCCTATATTTTCCTGTAAGTTCTCTAAATTGTTTTCAATTTTCTGTATCCTCTCTCGTCGCCCCAGAGGAAGCAAATTAAGCAGAAGTTAATTGGTCTATTACTCTTACCATCTTAGTATTATTCTATAGTATTTAGTGGTTGTGTGTAACTGGTGTTAATTCCATGTTTCCACTCTTTACTCATGGATGTTTTGCTTCCCAATTAGGTATGCACAAGGACCTGAACGATTTACACTATCGAACCTATGAGTCTGTTTCTCAATTCACCGTACATAACAGGGAACATCAACGACAAGTAGACATGTCTGAAACTATCCCAGCAGATAACAGCAATGTTGGCATCTCTGGTGCAGAGGAAAGTGCAGCTCTTGATCACCAACTTCATATGGTGCTACCAGATACCAACAACGTTGACATCTCTGGTGCAAAGGACAGTGCAGCTCCTCATGACCAACTGAATATGGGACTACCAGATGGAGCTCACAACGTTGGCATCTCTGGTGCAAATGACACTGCAGCTCATGATCACCAACTAAACATGGGACTACCA contains:
- the LOC119277871 gene encoding uncharacterized protein LOC119277871 isoform X1; the protein is MFYSQFILAKKGPLGTIWIAAHLERKLRKNQVTDTDIGVSVDSIIFPEVPIALRLSSHLMVGVVRIYSRKVNYLFHDCSEALLKIKQAFRSAAVDLPPEESTAPYHSITLPETFHLDDFELPEAEFQGDIDHHVSSKEQITLQDNPERTGYSTSEFGLDERFGDGSSSHMGFDLEEELLLAKDDPIQLESGDGILIQGQSSLHPTDMDVDDNPSKDEEAEAYNKMDDEPSSSSKQNQSNADDLRNNIPNWTGYNLRTPDLNDMLFHNEGDAGPSSSYYQPSPFPCDDPASPASPASPEFVSAQAPATPGLMEETVPSRVHESPVLSPQRKASPSSNEETAKIDNFAAPPSDFLHSAAANANDAGMAEFGLAKPVQVESSGAAQENPAAPSSDFLHSATANANDAVGAEIAEFSLVKPVQVESSDAAQENLAAPSSDLFHSAAANANDAVSAEFAEFGLAKPVQVESSGAVAPPLDFLHSAAVNANDAVGAEMSAYRLTNPVQVESSGAPSDFLHSATANANDAVGAVQENFAAPPSGFFHPGAAHANDTVGPEMTEFRLANPVQVESSGAVQHNFAVPPSDFLHPGAAHANDAVGSQMAEFRLSEPVQVESSRAVREMDFLRQHSATVDMPPEPQTSNLVATVDKLVVNTEDIAVSGQTLPFKATMGSVPFVQNTSEPRANGSTETYMTGNPTHFNEGSVNNMQGYNFLTSNVSVEPYPSGSTEPWVTGQQQQSFLSQASWGRPSGPTEPHVTGHPTHFNEGSVNVQGYNLHAPNVFLGHNLQEMPPGMTHSNISTAAFQQNTGTTPQYMSYNDRPNDMFNSHFPERERMLSAPYIGFHQTNDLGQLTAEKGITESDGSNKIGSLSSRKRHLEDSMPAPESRTTENLSSRPHGQRTTDAIPNDDDILASILVGRRTPGLVLDSTPLPPNASTSKRQRLTPKTALTPKTRTPKRRVKMDDAMVIHADIIRQQLISTEDIRRIRRKAPCTRTEIWMIEKGSLEDDIFREPIFSCMHKDLNDLHYRTYESVSQFTVHNREHQRQVDMSETIPADNSNVGISGAEESAALDHQLHMVLPDTNNVDISGAKDSAAPHDQLNMGLPDGAHNVGISGANDTAAHDHQLNMGLPDGAHNVGISGANDSAALDLGLPDGAHNAGISGANDSAALDHQLHMGLPDGAQLDATPQEATDTVDATASFGLQMPSDERDNNIEKVTEFGAGKEIPLVDETNAAANITAHVDTLDKDCHQDASADMQRNTNADTPLFVQDDITHDSATITDAPDVALHSSGPACAQDYREGELSDIVRSDINTFEDKEMPTSEITGLEFTEHASGFPQPTEDENAVSAMGENSGFQGNNAGSFTDMNNTEHDFTDMDNTGHDFALKECSDFGSAIHGVDTDFLPYDDDGDFDEAIDLDDDDDEPNPDEFQSHDALSGWSSRTKGVARYLKTLFDEESGRGRKNVVIDHLVNGKSRKEASRMFFETLVLSTKDYIQVEQPIPFGLINVKPVSKLLKTDF
- the LOC119277871 gene encoding uncharacterized protein LOC119277871 isoform X2 translates to MFYSQFILAKKGPLGTIWIAAHLERKLRKNQVTDTDIGVSVDSIIFPEVPIALRLSSHLMVGVVRIYSRKVNYLFHDCSEALLKIKQAFRSAAVDLPPEESTAPYHSITLPETFHLDDFELPEAEFQGDIDHHVSSKEQITLQDNPERTGYSTSEFGLDERFGDGSSSHMGFDLEEELLLAKDDPIQLESGDGILIQGQSSLHPTDMDVDDNPSKDEEAEAYNKMDDEPSSSSKQNQSNADDLRNNIPNWTGYNLRTPDLNDMLFHNEGDAGPSSSYYQPSPFPCDDPASPASPASPEFVSAQAPATPGLMEETVPSRVHESPVLSPQRKASPSSNEETAKIDNFAAPPSDFLHSAAANANDAGMAEFGLAKPVQVESSGAAQENPAAPSSDFLHSATANANDAVGAEIAEFSLVKPVQVESSDAAQENLAAPSSDLFHSAAANANDAVSAEFAEFGLAKPVQVESSGAVAPPLDFLHSAAVNANDAVGAEMSAYRLTNPVQVESSGAPSDFLHSATANANDAVGAVQENFAAPPSGFFHPGAAHANDTVGPEMTEFRLANPVQVESSGAVQHNFAVPPSDFLHPGAAHANDAVGSQMAEFRLSEPVQVESSRAVREMDFLRQHSATVDMPPEPQTSNLVATVDKLVVNTEDIAVSGQTLPFKATMGSVPFVQNTSEPRANGSTETYMTGNPTHFNEGSVNNMQEPYPSGSTEPWVTGQQQQSFLSQASWGRPSGPTEPHVTGHPTHFNEGSVNVQGYNLHAPNVFLGHNLQEMPPGMTHSNISTAAFQQNTGTTPQYMSYNDRPNDMFNSHFPERERMLSAPYIGFHQTNDLGQLTAEKGITESDGSNKIGSLSSRKRHLEDSMPAPESRTTENLSSRPHGQRTTDAIPNDDDILASILVGRRTPGLVLDSTPLPPNASTSKRQRLTPKTALTPKTRTPKRRVKMDDAMVIHADIIRQQLISTEDIRRIRRKAPCTRTEIWMIEKGSLEDDIFREPIFSCMHKDLNDLHYRTYESVSQFTVHNREHQRQVDMSETIPADNSNVGISGAEESAALDHQLHMVLPDTNNVDISGAKDSAAPHDQLNMGLPDGAHNVGISGANDTAAHDHQLNMGLPDGAHNVGISGANDSAALDLGLPDGAHNAGISGANDSAALDHQLHMGLPDGAQLDATPQEATDTVDATASFGLQMPSDERDNNIEKVTEFGAGKEIPLVDETNAAANITAHVDTLDKDCHQDASADMQRNTNADTPLFVQDDITHDSATITDAPDVALHSSGPACAQDYREGELSDIVRSDINTFEDKEMPTSEITGLEFTEHASGFPQPTEDENAVSAMGENSGFQGNNAGSFTDMNNTEHDFTDMDNTGHDFALKECSDFGSAIHGVDTDFLPYDDDGDFDEAIDLDDDDDEPNPDEFQSHDALSGWSSRTKGVARYLKTLFDEESGRGRKNVVIDHLVNGKSRKEASRMFFETLVLSTKDYIQVEQPIPFGLINVKPVSKLLKTDF
- the LOC119277871 gene encoding uncharacterized protein LOC119277871 isoform X3, producing the protein MFYSQFILAKKGPLGTIWIAAHLERKLRKNQVTDTDIGVSVDSIIFPEVPIALRLSSHLMVGVVRIYSRKVNYLFHDCSEALLKIKQAFRSAAVDLPPEESTAPYHSITLPETFHLDDFELPEAEFQGDIDHHVSSKEQITLQDNPERTGYSTSEFGLDERFGDGSSSHMGFDLEEELLLAKDDPIQLESGDGILIQGQSSLHPTDMDVDDNPSKDEEAEAYNKMDDEPSSSSKQNQSNADDLRNNIPNWTGYNLRTPDLNDMLFHNEGDAGPSSSYYQPSPFPCDDPASPASPASPEFVSAQAPATPGLMEETVPSRVHESPVLSPQRKASPSSNEETAKIDNFAAPPSDFLHSAAANANDAGMAEFGLAKPVQVESSGAAQENPAAPSSDFLHSATANANDAVGAEIAEFSLVKPVQVESSDAAQENLAAPSSDLFHSAAANANDAVSAEFAEFGLAKPVQVESSGAVAPPLDFLHSAAVNANDAVGAEMSAYRLTNPVQENFAAPPSGFFHPGAAHANDTVGPEMTEFRLANPVQVESSGAVQHNFAVPPSDFLHPGAAHANDAVGSQMAEFRLSEPVQVESSRAVREMDFLRQHSATVDMPPEPQTSNLVATVDKLVVNTEDIAVSGQTLPFKATMGSVPFVQNTSEPRANGSTETYMTGNPTHFNEGSVNNMQGYNFLTSNVSVEPYPSGSTEPWVTGQQQQSFLSQASWGRPSGPTEPHVTGHPTHFNEGSVNVQGYNLHAPNVFLGHNLQEMPPGMTHSNISTAAFQQNTGTTPQYMSYNDRPNDMFNSHFPERERMLSAPYIGFHQTNDLGQLTAEKGITESDGSNKIGSLSSRKRHLEDSMPAPESRTTENLSSRPHGQRTTDAIPNDDDILASILVGRRTPGLVLDSTPLPPNASTSKRQRLTPKTALTPKTRTPKRRVKMDDAMVIHADIIRQQLISTEDIRRIRRKAPCTRTEIWMIEKGSLEDDIFREPIFSCMHKDLNDLHYRTYESVSQFTVHNREHQRQVDMSETIPADNSNVGISGAEESAALDHQLHMVLPDTNNVDISGAKDSAAPHDQLNMGLPDGAHNVGISGANDTAAHDHQLNMGLPDGAHNVGISGANDSAALDLGLPDGAHNAGISGANDSAALDHQLHMGLPDGAQLDATPQEATDTVDATASFGLQMPSDERDNNIEKVTEFGAGKEIPLVDETNAAANITAHVDTLDKDCHQDASADMQRNTNADTPLFVQDDITHDSATITDAPDVALHSSGPACAQDYREGELSDIVRSDINTFEDKEMPTSEITGLEFTEHASGFPQPTEDENAVSAMGENSGFQGNNAGSFTDMNNTEHDFTDMDNTGHDFALKECSDFGSAIHGVDTDFLPYDDDGDFDEAIDLDDDDDEPNPDEFQSHDALSGWSSRTKGVARYLKTLFDEESGRGRKNVVIDHLVNGKSRKEASRMFFETLVLSTKDYIQVEQPIPFGLINVKPVSKLLKTDF